A genomic stretch from Paraburkholderia dioscoreae includes:
- a CDS encoding carbohydrate porin: protein MKFAHFNGPRVKARPFRDSVPRASAARRSRLACLPSMRRAALCTAFAWASLTAGAAMAEANPDATPEAPEADLKIQATQTNQWTGFWNRQQMLGDIGGLRPWLGKYGVTFTLTETSEVLANLRGGLAHGADYDGLTTGTVQLDTQKAFGLPGGLFNVSALQIHGANLSANKLGTLNTASGIEADDATRLWELWYQQSFLNRRIDVKIGQQSIDQEFITSTYSALFVNTMFGWPALPSYDMPSGGPAYPLSDLGVRVRGQITPSLTALAGVFDGDPLGNNPDNKSGTNFNLHNGTLFIGELQYAINQPADGEMVGAGGGGLPGTYKLGVWYNNGSFADQRYDNTGLSLASPATSGVAQNHHGDYSIYAVADQMIWRPDPDEARSIGVFARVMGAPGDRNLVSLAANLGVVMKAPFAGRDNDSVGLALTYIKVGNHVNGLDLDSRAFSNGPYGVRTSETTLEATYQYQVNPWWQLQADAQYTFNAGAGQNPNDPTQPLRNTFVIGLRTNINF, encoded by the coding sequence ATGAAGTTCGCCCATTTCAACGGACCCCGCGTGAAAGCGCGTCCGTTTCGCGATTCCGTGCCACGCGCCAGTGCGGCGCGCCGTTCGCGCCTCGCCTGTTTGCCCTCCATGCGGCGCGCCGCGCTTTGCACGGCGTTCGCGTGGGCTTCGCTGACAGCCGGCGCGGCCATGGCCGAAGCCAATCCCGACGCCACGCCGGAAGCGCCCGAGGCCGACCTGAAGATTCAGGCGACCCAGACGAACCAGTGGACCGGCTTCTGGAATCGACAGCAGATGCTCGGCGACATCGGCGGCCTGCGCCCCTGGCTCGGCAAATACGGCGTGACCTTCACGCTCACCGAAACCAGCGAAGTGCTCGCCAACCTGCGCGGCGGTCTCGCGCACGGCGCCGACTACGACGGCCTGACGACCGGCACCGTGCAACTGGACACGCAAAAGGCATTCGGCCTGCCGGGCGGCCTGTTCAATGTCAGCGCGTTGCAGATTCACGGCGCCAATCTCAGCGCCAACAAGCTCGGCACGCTGAACACGGCGAGCGGCATCGAAGCGGACGACGCCACTCGCCTGTGGGAATTGTGGTATCAGCAGTCGTTCCTGAACAGGCGCATCGACGTGAAGATCGGTCAGCAAAGTATCGACCAGGAATTCATCACCAGCACGTATTCGGCGCTGTTCGTCAACACGATGTTCGGCTGGCCTGCCCTGCCCTCGTATGACATGCCGTCCGGCGGCCCGGCGTATCCGCTGTCCGACCTCGGCGTGCGCGTGCGCGGCCAGATCACGCCTTCATTGACCGCGCTGGCCGGCGTATTCGACGGCGATCCGCTCGGCAACAACCCCGACAACAAGAGCGGCACCAACTTCAACCTGCACAACGGCACGCTGTTCATCGGCGAATTGCAGTATGCGATCAACCAGCCGGCCGACGGCGAAATGGTCGGCGCGGGCGGCGGCGGTTTGCCCGGCACCTACAAGCTCGGTGTCTGGTACAACAACGGCAGCTTCGCGGACCAACGCTACGACAACACCGGCCTGTCGCTCGCCAGTCCGGCCACCAGCGGCGTCGCCCAGAATCATCACGGCGACTACAGCATCTACGCGGTGGCCGACCAGATGATCTGGCGTCCGGACCCGGACGAGGCGCGCAGCATCGGCGTATTCGCGCGCGTGATGGGCGCGCCCGGCGACCGCAACCTGGTGAGCCTCGCCGCCAACCTCGGCGTGGTGATGAAAGCGCCGTTCGCCGGCCGCGACAACGACAGCGTGGGCCTCGCGCTCACCTACATCAAGGTCGGCAACCACGTGAACGGCCTCGATCTGGACAGCCGCGCATTCAGCAACGGTCCTTATGGCGTGCGCACCAGTGAAACCACGCTCGAGGCGACCTACCAGTATCAGGTCAATCCGTGGTGGCAACTGCAAGCCGATGCGCAATACACCTTCAACGCCGGCGCCGGCCAGAATCCGAACGATCCGACGCAACCGCTGCGCAACACGTTCGTCATCGGCCTGCGGACCAACATCAATTTCTGA
- a CDS encoding arylamine N-acetyltransferase family protein, which produces MSHTVNLENYFARIGYDGPRAATLEVLHTLHRLHPRAIPFENLNPFTRRPVKLDLEAVERKLVTGHRGGYCFEQNALFADVLLQLGFTVTPLLGRVLWGRESDDVPPRTHMVLRIDLNDEAWIADVGFGSVTLTAPLRLTAGLAQPTELGTFRLADASREALYLEVQARDESWARVYRFDLHPVEWIDYETSNWYTSTSPEAVFASTLIVCRVLPEARLALLNDQLSERAADGRLISERQLRSAGELAACLRDLFGLNTGEFDIAEIFERVRTPVATA; this is translated from the coding sequence ATGTCTCACACAGTGAATCTGGAAAACTACTTCGCCCGCATAGGCTACGACGGTCCGCGCGCGGCAACGCTGGAAGTGCTTCACACGCTTCACCGCTTGCACCCGCGCGCGATCCCGTTCGAGAACCTGAACCCGTTCACGCGGCGTCCTGTGAAACTGGATCTCGAGGCGGTGGAGCGCAAACTCGTCACCGGGCATCGCGGCGGCTACTGCTTCGAACAGAACGCGCTGTTCGCCGACGTGCTGCTTCAGTTGGGCTTCACGGTCACGCCATTGCTCGGTCGTGTGCTCTGGGGCCGCGAATCGGACGACGTTCCGCCGCGCACGCATATGGTTTTGCGCATCGACCTGAACGACGAAGCCTGGATCGCCGACGTCGGCTTCGGCAGCGTGACGCTGACCGCGCCGCTGCGGCTGACCGCGGGCCTCGCGCAGCCCACCGAACTCGGCACGTTCCGTCTTGCCGATGCATCGCGCGAGGCGCTCTATCTGGAAGTGCAGGCGCGTGACGAAAGCTGGGCGAGGGTGTACCGCTTCGATCTGCATCCGGTGGAGTGGATCGATTACGAAACCTCGAACTGGTACACGTCGACCTCGCCGGAAGCGGTTTTTGCGAGCACCCTGATCGTGTGCCGCGTGTTGCCCGAAGCGCGGCTCGCATTGCTCAACGATCAACTGAGCGAGCGCGCCGCGGACGGCCGGCTCATCAGCGAGCGGCAACTCAGGAGCGCGGGTGAACTTGCCGCGTGTCTGCGCGATCTGTTCGGCTTGAACACCGGCGAGTTCGACATCGCAGAGATATTCGAGCGCGTGCGCACGCCGGTCGCAACCGCATAG
- a CDS encoding methyltransferase family protein has translation MIARLIFQTVVWLVGMGVLLFGAAGTFAWPAAWWYVIELGVLSLWIGLWLARHDPGLLAERLSPFVQEQQSRWDRIFMVGVSVTWCGWLVLMAFDAMRFHWTAPLPVALVSLGSLCVFLCLFMCRFVFQANSYAAPVVKIQTSRGHKVIDTGLYAHVRHPMYSAALLMFVGTPLLLGSWWGLAFVPVMVLAIGWRAVREERMLAAQLDGYADYMSRVRYRFVPFVW, from the coding sequence ATGATCGCACGCCTCATTTTCCAAACCGTGGTCTGGCTGGTGGGCATGGGCGTGCTGCTGTTCGGCGCGGCGGGCACCTTTGCATGGCCGGCCGCGTGGTGGTACGTGATCGAGTTGGGCGTGCTGAGCCTGTGGATCGGTTTGTGGCTGGCGCGCCATGATCCCGGCTTGCTTGCCGAGCGGTTGTCGCCGTTCGTGCAGGAGCAGCAAAGCCGCTGGGACCGCATTTTCATGGTGGGCGTTTCGGTGACGTGGTGCGGCTGGCTGGTGCTGATGGCGTTCGACGCGATGCGCTTTCATTGGACCGCGCCACTGCCGGTCGCGCTGGTCAGCCTTGGCTCGCTCTGCGTGTTCCTGTGCCTCTTCATGTGCCGTTTCGTGTTCCAGGCCAATAGCTATGCCGCGCCGGTCGTCAAGATCCAGACGAGTCGCGGACATAAGGTGATCGACACCGGCCTTTACGCGCATGTCCGTCATCCCATGTATTCCGCCGCCCTGCTGATGTTCGTCGGCACGCCGTTGTTGCTGGGATCGTGGTGGGGTCTGGCCTTCGTGCCGGTCATGGTGCTCGCCATCGGCTGGCGCGCGGTGCGCGAAGAGCGGATGCTGGCCGCGCAACTCGACGGTTACGCGGACTACATGTCGCGCGTGCGTTACCGGTTCGTGCCGTTCGTCTGGTAG
- a CDS encoding transporter substrate-binding domain-containing protein, which yields MKVKRTTAAKALIGAVIGAAAIFAAPVQAKDWKTVTIALEGGYAPWNLTLPGGKLGGFEPELVANLCERIKLQCNLVAQDWDGMIPGLQAGKFDVLMDAISITPEREKIIAFSKPYAATPATFAIADAKILPKAAPGAGVVKLTGDPKTDQPTVDALRKQLKGKTIGIQSGTVYTKFINDGFKDIATIRVYKTSPERDLDLANGRIDASFDDVTYYAANIDKKETASIVMAGPKIGGPIWGPGEGLAFRKQDADLKAKFDTAISAALADGTVKKLSNKWFKTDVTP from the coding sequence GTGAAAGTGAAGCGCACGACGGCAGCAAAAGCATTGATCGGCGCCGTGATCGGCGCCGCAGCGATTTTCGCGGCACCGGTGCAGGCCAAAGACTGGAAGACGGTGACGATCGCGCTCGAAGGCGGCTACGCCCCGTGGAATCTGACCTTGCCGGGCGGCAAGCTGGGCGGCTTCGAACCTGAACTGGTCGCCAACCTGTGCGAGCGCATCAAGCTGCAATGCAACCTCGTGGCGCAAGACTGGGACGGCATGATTCCCGGTCTGCAGGCAGGCAAATTCGACGTCCTGATGGATGCGATCTCGATCACGCCGGAGCGTGAAAAGATCATCGCCTTCTCGAAGCCATACGCCGCCACGCCCGCCACGTTCGCCATAGCCGACGCGAAGATTCTGCCCAAAGCCGCGCCGGGCGCGGGCGTCGTCAAGCTGACGGGCGATCCGAAGACCGACCAGCCGACCGTCGACGCTTTGCGCAAGCAACTGAAGGGCAAGACCATCGGCATCCAGTCGGGCACGGTCTACACCAAATTTATCAATGACGGCTTCAAGGACATCGCCACGATTCGAGTCTACAAGACCTCGCCCGAGCGCGATCTGGATCTGGCCAACGGCCGCATCGACGCTTCGTTCGACGACGTGACGTACTACGCGGCCAACATCGACAAGAAAGAAACCGCGTCGATCGTGATGGCCGGCCCGAAGATCGGCGGCCCGATCTGGGGGCCGGGCGAAGGTCTGGCATTCCGCAAGCAGGACGCCGATCTGAAAGCGAAGTTCGACACCGCGATCAGCGCCGCGCTTGCCGACGGCACCGTCAAGAAGCTCTCCAACAAGTGGTTCAAGACCGACGTCACGCCTTGA
- a CDS encoding ABC transporter permease, translating to MALIQMLGFGPEGWGGVLLLAALMTVALTLAALAVGAVFGALVAAAKLSRLRTLRVIGDIYTTVFRGVPELLVIYLFYFGGSTLVTTVGQWFGAEGFVGVPPFVIGALAVGMISGAYQAEVYRSAVLAVSRGELEAARAIGMPTLTMARRILIPQVLRFALPGIGNVWQLSLKDSALISVTGLAELLRTSQVAAGSTHQYFTFFVVGGALYLLMTSISNRVFNRAEARVGRSFKRNFARN from the coding sequence ATGGCTCTGATACAGATGCTCGGCTTCGGGCCGGAAGGCTGGGGCGGCGTATTGCTGCTCGCGGCGTTGATGACGGTCGCGCTCACGCTCGCGGCGCTCGCGGTCGGCGCCGTGTTCGGCGCGCTGGTGGCCGCGGCCAAGCTGTCGCGTTTGCGTACGTTGCGCGTGATCGGCGATATCTACACCACGGTGTTTCGTGGCGTGCCTGAACTGCTCGTCATCTATCTGTTCTATTTCGGCGGCTCGACGCTCGTCACGACAGTCGGCCAGTGGTTCGGCGCGGAAGGTTTCGTCGGCGTGCCGCCGTTCGTGATCGGCGCGCTGGCCGTGGGCATGATTTCGGGCGCCTATCAGGCCGAGGTGTACCGCTCTGCGGTGCTGGCGGTGTCGCGCGGCGAACTCGAAGCCGCGCGCGCGATCGGCATGCCGACGCTGACGATGGCGCGCCGCATCCTGATTCCGCAAGTGCTGCGGTTCGCGTTGCCCGGCATCGGCAATGTCTGGCAACTGAGCCTGAAGGACTCGGCGCTGATCTCCGTGACGGGGCTCGCCGAATTGCTGCGCACGAGCCAGGTGGCGGCGGGGTCCACGCATCAATACTTCACGTTCTTCGTGGTGGGCGGCGCGCTTTATCTGCTCATGACCAGCATCTCGAACCGCGTCTTCAATCGCGCCGAAGCGCGCGTGGGCCGGTCCTTCAAGCGCAACTTCGCGCGTAACTGA
- a CDS encoding ABC transporter permease, whose product MHFDFDFLFDTLKQLLAAVPTTLGLFFCSLILGGLLSLVIVTMRVSPHWLPNRFARAYILVFRGSPLLIQMFLVYYGMGQFGVIRESFLWPVLREPYMCAVLSLALCTAGYTAEIIRGGLMAVPVGQIEAGYSIGLSGFALLRRVIGPIALRQCLPAYSTEAVLLVKSTALASLVTVWEVTGVAQQIIQQTYRTTEVFICAALIYLFLNFVIVRLLGLLETRLSRHLRAARPQAAASRPVSTSTEARRAAP is encoded by the coding sequence ATGCATTTCGACTTCGACTTCCTGTTCGACACGCTCAAGCAACTGCTCGCGGCCGTGCCGACCACGCTGGGCCTGTTCTTCTGTTCGCTGATTCTCGGCGGCCTGCTCTCGCTCGTGATCGTCACGATGCGCGTGTCGCCGCACTGGCTGCCGAACCGCTTCGCGCGCGCTTATATCCTCGTGTTTCGCGGCTCGCCGCTGCTGATCCAGATGTTCCTCGTGTACTACGGCATGGGTCAGTTCGGCGTGATCCGCGAGAGCTTTCTGTGGCCTGTGCTGCGCGAGCCTTATATGTGCGCGGTGTTGTCGCTCGCGCTATGCACGGCCGGCTATACCGCCGAAATCATTCGCGGCGGCTTGATGGCGGTGCCGGTCGGCCAGATCGAGGCCGGTTATTCGATCGGCCTGTCGGGCTTCGCGCTGCTGCGCCGCGTGATCGGTCCGATCGCGTTGCGCCAGTGCTTACCCGCGTATTCGACCGAAGCCGTGCTGCTCGTCAAATCCACCGCGCTTGCGAGTCTCGTCACCGTGTGGGAAGTGACCGGCGTCGCGCAGCAGATCATCCAGCAAACCTATCGCACGACGGAAGTCTTCATCTGCGCCGCGCTGATCTATCTGTTCCTGAATTTCGTGATCGTGCGCCTGCTGGGCCTGCTCGAAACGCGTCTGTCGCGCCACCTGCGCGCGGCACGCCCGCAGGCCGCGGCGAGCCGCCCGGTTTCCACCTCCACCGAAGCACGCCGCGCCGCGCCCTGA
- a CDS encoding ABC transporter ATP-binding protein, with protein MNATAPVALSVKNIHKSFGDHHVLKGISLDAHQGDVISILGASGSGKSTFLRCLNLLETPDDGSVALAGEELKMKRRGDGRLQPSDRRQVDRVRSQLGMVFQNFNLWSHMTVLENLIEGPMRVQKRSRAESVEEAEALLAKVGLAEKRGHYPAHLSGGQQQRVAIARALAMHPKVMLFDEPTSALDPELVGEVLRVMRSLAEEGRTMLVVTHEMGFARHVSNRVMFLHQGQVEADGTPDEVFVECKSDRFRQFVSSHQDRTTN; from the coding sequence ATGAACGCTACGGCACCCGTTGCACTGTCGGTCAAGAACATTCACAAATCGTTCGGCGATCATCACGTGCTCAAAGGCATTTCGCTCGACGCCCACCAGGGCGACGTGATCTCGATTCTCGGCGCGAGCGGCTCCGGCAAGAGCACCTTCCTGCGCTGTCTGAATCTGCTCGAAACGCCCGACGACGGCTCGGTCGCGCTGGCCGGCGAAGAGTTGAAAATGAAGCGCCGCGGCGACGGCAGGTTGCAACCGAGCGACCGCCGCCAGGTGGACCGGGTGCGCTCGCAACTCGGCATGGTGTTCCAGAACTTCAACCTCTGGTCGCATATGACGGTGCTGGAAAATCTGATCGAAGGGCCGATGCGCGTGCAAAAACGCAGCCGCGCCGAGTCGGTGGAAGAGGCCGAGGCGCTGCTCGCGAAAGTCGGCCTCGCGGAAAAGCGCGGCCACTATCCCGCGCATCTGTCGGGCGGCCAGCAGCAACGCGTGGCGATTGCACGCGCGTTGGCAATGCATCCGAAAGTCATGCTGTTCGACGAGCCGACTTCCGCGCTCGACCCCGAACTGGTGGGCGAAGTGCTGCGCGTGATGCGCTCGCTGGCCGAAGAGGGCCGCACCATGCTGGTTGTCACGCATGAGATGGGTTTCGCGCGCCACGTGTCCAATCGCGTGATGTTCCTGCATCAGGGGCAAGTGGAGGCCGACGGCACGCCGGACGAAGTATTCGTCGAATGCAAGTCGGATCGCTTCCGCCAGTTCGTATCGAGCCATCAGGACCGCACCACCAACTGA
- a CDS encoding HAL/PAL/TAL family ammonia-lyase, which translates to MAVIRSNRPLDWVQVAAVAAGEPLELSADARARIAAARVLVEQIVERGIRAYGVNTGVGALCDVIVSPGEQRTLSRNILMSHAVGVGAPLGAAETRAVMAAAVNNFAHGHSGIRLEVADQLMALLNADCLPEVPAFGSVGYLSHMAHIALVCIGEGYARFRGERLNGRDALQRIGLEPLVLEAKEGLSLVNGTPCVTGLAALALARAERLLDWTDMVASMSFENLRGQLAAFDEESLALRISPGLNKVGERMRTALAGSGILAAVIGHRTQDPLSMRTIPHVHGAARDVLTATADVVDRELASITDNPIVAGTPEEPRVYSQAHAVGASIALAMDSLATAIAQVAAMAERRLDRLVNPLVSGLPAFLAEPGGTCSGFMIAQYTAASLVAQNRRLALPASLDGGVTSGLQEDHLCHATPAALKALEIIDNAGRIVAIELLAAAQAYDLQSIDAPRAPHTEALWQRVRRVVPAYRDDRPLADDMSIAFRMIADEAPPPLPNPGNIGPRPATSAEGLGMATPATITSLAAAGHVRAAVSIAVNDGQAAAHMA; encoded by the coding sequence ATGGCCGTGATCCGTTCCAATCGTCCTCTCGACTGGGTTCAGGTGGCAGCGGTTGCCGCCGGCGAGCCGCTCGAACTTTCCGCCGACGCCCGCGCGCGCATCGCGGCGGCGCGCGTGCTCGTCGAACAGATCGTCGAGCGAGGGATTCGCGCGTATGGCGTGAATACCGGCGTAGGCGCACTGTGCGACGTCATCGTTTCGCCGGGCGAACAGCGCACGTTGTCGCGCAACATCCTGATGAGCCACGCGGTCGGCGTCGGCGCGCCGCTCGGCGCCGCCGAAACGCGCGCGGTCATGGCGGCGGCAGTCAACAACTTCGCGCATGGACACTCAGGTATTCGCCTCGAAGTCGCGGACCAACTGATGGCGCTGCTCAACGCGGATTGCCTGCCGGAAGTGCCGGCGTTCGGCTCGGTCGGTTATCTGAGCCATATGGCGCATATCGCGCTCGTCTGCATCGGCGAGGGCTATGCGCGCTTTCGCGGCGAGCGGCTCAACGGACGCGACGCGCTGCAACGTATCGGCCTCGAACCGCTGGTGCTCGAAGCTAAGGAGGGCTTGAGCCTGGTCAACGGCACGCCGTGCGTCACCGGTCTCGCCGCGTTGGCGCTCGCGCGGGCCGAACGCCTGCTCGACTGGACCGATATGGTCGCCTCGATGAGCTTCGAGAATCTGCGCGGCCAGCTCGCGGCGTTCGACGAGGAATCGCTCGCCTTGCGCATCTCGCCGGGACTGAACAAGGTCGGCGAGCGGATGCGCACCGCGCTGGCCGGCAGCGGCATTCTCGCGGCGGTAATCGGCCATCGCACGCAGGATCCGCTGAGCATGCGGACCATTCCGCACGTGCATGGCGCCGCACGCGACGTGCTCACCGCGACCGCCGACGTGGTCGATCGTGAACTCGCGTCGATTACCGACAACCCGATCGTCGCCGGCACGCCGGAAGAGCCGCGCGTGTATTCGCAGGCGCACGCGGTGGGCGCCTCGATCGCGCTGGCGATGGACAGTCTCGCCACCGCGATCGCGCAAGTCGCGGCGATGGCCGAGCGGCGCCTCGATCGCCTCGTCAATCCGCTGGTCAGCGGCCTGCCGGCGTTTCTCGCCGAGCCGGGCGGCACCTGCTCGGGCTTCATGATCGCGCAGTACACTGCCGCCTCGCTGGTCGCGCAGAACCGGCGTCTCGCGCTGCCCGCGAGCCTCGACGGCGGCGTCACTTCGGGCCTGCAGGAAGACCACCTGTGCCACGCCACGCCCGCCGCGCTGAAGGCGCTGGAAATCATCGACAACGCCGGGCGCATCGTCGCGATCGAATTGCTGGCGGCGGCGCAAGCCTACGACCTGCAAAGTATCGACGCGCCGCGCGCACCGCACACCGAAGCCCTCTGGCAGCGCGTGCGTCGCGTCGTACCGGCTTACCGCGACGACCGTCCGCTCGCGGACGACATGAGCATCGCTTTTCGCATGATCGCCGACGAAGCGCCGCCGCCGTTGCCGAACCCTGGTAACATTGGCCCCCGGCCGGCCACGTCCGCCGAGGGTCTGGGCATGGCGACGCCCGCCACGATCACGAGCCTGGCGGCCGCGGGCCACGTCCGCGCGGCGGTGAGTATCGCCGTCAACGACGGGCAGGCCGCCGCGCACATGGCATGA
- the hutC gene encoding histidine utilization repressor: MQGRPDRKQETPVKAMPAYEQIKRYVIRRISEGDWKPGGLIPSEAELVKEFGVARMTVSRALRELTTERVLTRVQGSGTFVAPQRYESTVLEIRNIADEIAARGHRHSARVLTLEPSDDPHALEALGLASGPAFHSCIVHGEEGEPIQYEDRYVNPKVFPDYLQQDFTIETPNHYMVRLAPIQRAEFRIYAQKPDAYVRRHLMMDIGEPCLQLWRRTWVGDDVATSVQLWHPASRFHLAGNV; encoded by the coding sequence ATGCAGGGCCGCCCTGATCGCAAGCAGGAGACACCCGTGAAAGCGATGCCTGCCTACGAGCAGATCAAACGCTACGTGATCAGGCGCATCAGCGAAGGAGACTGGAAACCGGGTGGCCTGATCCCGTCAGAGGCGGAACTGGTCAAGGAATTCGGCGTCGCGCGCATGACGGTGTCGCGCGCGCTGCGCGAACTGACCACCGAGCGCGTGCTCACGCGCGTGCAAGGCTCCGGCACGTTCGTCGCGCCGCAGCGCTACGAATCGACGGTGCTGGAAATCCGCAACATCGCCGACGAAATCGCCGCGCGCGGGCACCGCCATTCGGCGCGTGTACTGACGCTCGAACCGAGCGACGACCCGCACGCGCTCGAAGCGCTCGGTCTCGCCAGCGGGCCGGCGTTTCACTCGTGTATCGTGCACGGCGAGGAGGGCGAGCCGATCCAGTATGAGGACCGCTACGTCAACCCGAAGGTGTTCCCCGATTATCTGCAACAGGACTTCACGATCGAAACGCCGAATCACTACATGGTGCGGCTCGCGCCGATCCAGCGCGCGGAGTTCCGCATCTATGCGCAGAAGCCGGACGCATACGTGCGCCGGCATCTGATGATGGATATCGGCGAGCCGTGCCTGCAACTCTGGCGTCGCACATGGGTGGGTGACGACGTGGCGACGTCGGTGCAACTGTGGCATCCGGCGTCGCGTTTTCATCTGGCGGGGAACGTCTAG
- the hutC gene encoding histidine utilization repressor, whose protein sequence is MSSTVRSRAHDKPLSAAAMKAARAATDAPAARYEQVKSHIRHIIESGERHAGDRLPSELDLVATLGVSRMTVNRALRELAEEGLVTRVSGVGTFVAQTKPQSTLLMIAHIGDEIRSRGHEYRCDTVLLQRETASVIVSNALGLAPGASVFHVICVHRENGLPVQLEDRYVNPAIAPDFLLQDFSAIRPSEYLFEIVPAHDVEHVVDAGLPTRAEAELLEMRVEEPCLTLMRRTWTSGVAVTFARFVHPGSRYRLGCRFSPDLSQRQG, encoded by the coding sequence ATGTCCTCCACCGTTCGCAGCCGGGCTCATGACAAGCCGCTTTCCGCCGCGGCGATGAAGGCCGCGCGCGCCGCGACCGACGCGCCGGCCGCGCGCTACGAACAGGTCAAGAGCCATATCCGGCACATCATCGAATCGGGCGAGCGCCACGCGGGCGACCGCCTGCCGTCCGAGCTCGATCTGGTCGCGACGCTCGGCGTGTCGCGCATGACGGTCAATCGCGCGCTGCGCGAGCTCGCTGAAGAAGGGCTCGTGACGCGCGTCTCCGGGGTCGGCACCTTCGTCGCGCAGACCAAGCCGCAATCGACGCTGCTGATGATCGCCCATATCGGCGACGAGATCCGGTCACGCGGCCACGAATATCGCTGCGACACGGTGCTGTTGCAGCGCGAAACAGCTTCGGTGATCGTGTCGAACGCGTTAGGGCTTGCGCCGGGCGCTTCGGTGTTTCATGTGATCTGCGTGCATCGCGAGAACGGCTTGCCGGTGCAGCTCGAAGATCGCTATGTGAATCCGGCCATTGCGCCGGATTTTCTGCTACAGGATTTCTCGGCGATCAGGCCGTCGGAATATCTATTCGAGATCGTGCCCGCGCACGACGTCGAGCACGTGGTCGACGCGGGCCTGCCCACGCGTGCCGAGGCCGAACTGCTCGAAATGCGCGTCGAGGAGCCGTGCCTTACGCTGATGCGCCGCACGTGGACGAGCGGTGTGGCGGTCACCTTCGCGCGTTTCGTGCACCCCGGCTCGCGCTACCGGCTAGGCTGCCGCTTCTCGCCGGATCTGTCGCAACGCCAGGGTTGA
- a CDS encoding amino acid ABC transporter ATP-binding protein, producing MTIITDMPSSASTAHVESTSGAPLIEVRDLRKRFGEVEVLRGVDLEIARSEVVCIIGPSGSGKSTLLRCLAALETYDQGDVRIEGELLGYSERNGKRVRASQSEINRVRRNVGMVFQQFNLWPHMTALGNVMESLLRVRHLSRDEARRRANAMLETVGLAHKGDAYPAKLSGGQQQRVAIARALAMEPHIMLFDEPTSALDPELVGEVLQVMKQLARDGMTMAVVTHEMGFAAQVADKVMFIDQGRIAVQGKPRDVFHDAGQPRLRQFLQNYFDRNAFWTRGPDDAQPL from the coding sequence ATGACCATCATCACCGACATGCCCTCTTCCGCGTCCACTGCCCATGTCGAATCAACGTCCGGTGCGCCGTTGATCGAAGTGCGCGACCTGCGCAAACGCTTCGGCGAAGTCGAAGTGCTGCGCGGCGTCGATCTCGAGATCGCGCGCTCTGAAGTGGTGTGCATCATCGGCCCGTCCGGCTCGGGCAAAAGCACGCTGCTGCGCTGCCTCGCCGCGCTCGAAACCTACGATCAGGGGGACGTTCGTATCGAAGGCGAACTGCTCGGCTATAGCGAGCGCAACGGCAAGCGCGTGCGCGCCTCGCAAAGCGAAATCAACCGCGTACGGCGCAACGTCGGCATGGTGTTTCAGCAATTCAATCTGTGGCCGCACATGACAGCGCTCGGCAACGTAATGGAATCGCTGCTGCGCGTTCGGCATCTGTCGCGCGACGAAGCGCGCCGCCGCGCCAACGCGATGCTCGAAACGGTGGGCCTCGCGCACAAGGGCGACGCGTATCCGGCCAAGCTCTCGGGCGGCCAGCAGCAGCGCGTGGCGATTGCGCGGGCACTCGCAATGGAGCCGCACATCATGCTGTTCGACGAGCCGACCTCGGCGCTCGACCCGGAACTGGTCGGCGAAGTGCTGCAAGTGATGAAACAGCTCGCGCGCGACGGCATGACGATGGCCGTGGTCACGCATGAAATGGGCTTCGCCGCGCAGGTCGCGGATAAAGTCATGTTCATCGATCAGGGCCGTATCGCCGTGCAAGGCAAACCGCGCGATGTCTTTCACGACGCCGGCCAGCCGCGCTTGCGGCAGTTCCTGCAGAACTACTTCGACCGCAACGCGTTCTGGACACGCGGCCCCGACGACGCGCAGCCGCTATGA